The Osmerus eperlanus chromosome 22, fOsmEpe2.1, whole genome shotgun sequence genome window below encodes:
- the dla gene encoding delta-like protein A, which yields MGRTILLTIAVLSILLCQGFCSGVFELKLQEFLNKKGVQGNKNCCKGGLASSFQQQCECKTFFRICLKHYQPNASPEPPCTFGGAVTPVLGSNSFQVPEIIPESSFTNPIRINFGFTWPGTFSLIIEALHTDSKEDLSTDNPDRVISTMATQRHLTVGEEWSQDLHTGGRTELKYSYRFVCDEHYYGDGCSVFCRPRDDAFGHFTCGERGEIVCDAGWKGQYCTEPICLPGCDEEHGFCEKPGECKCRVGFKGRYCDDCIRYPGCLHGTCQQPWQCNCQEGWGGLFCNQDLNYCTHHKPCMNGATCSNTGQGSYTCSCRPGFTGSSCEIEVNECSGNLCRNGGSCTDMENKYTCACPPGFYGKNCELSAMTCADGPCFNGGRCADNPDGGYFCQCPTGYAGFNCEKKIDHCTSGPCSNGARCVDLVNSYLCQCPEGFTGMNCDHTGEECSMYPCQNGGTCQEGPNGYICTCPPGYTGQNCSSPISRCEHNPCHNGATCHERNNRYVCACVPGYGGRNCQFLLPEHAAIRGSEIPWMAIGSGVALVLLLLAGCAVLVGCIRSKVQRRSQGDVGEGETINNLTNNCHRSDKDPAVSVVATSGIKNINKKMDFCSDPDEGASPGRSSYKSRHPPADYNLVHEVNYEQAAKELTLEAACEEKCQMLDSCEFEEKRTKRLKSDAAEKKVPEMSACADTKYKSVFVMSEEKDECIIATEV from the exons atggGGCGCACCATCCTTTTGACAATTGCCGTTCTGTCCATCTTATTATGCCAG GGTTTTTGTTCGGGAGTTTTCGAACTTAAACTGCAAGAGTTTTTGAACAAGAAGGGAGTCCAGGGGAACAAAAACTGTTGCAAGGGCGGGCTTGCGTCTTCGTTTCAGCAGCAATGtgaatgtaaaacatttttcAGAATCTGTTTGAAACACTATCAACCAAATGCATCACCGGAGCCACCTTGCACCTTCGGAGGCGCTGTGACACCTGTGCTTGGGTCTAACTCTTTTCAAGTTCCCGAAATCATCCCAGAGAGTTCATTCACGAACCCAATTAGAATAAACTTTGGTTTCACATGGCCG GGGACATTCTCGCTGATCATTGAGGCATTGCATACAGACTCCAAAGAAGATCTTTCTACAG ATAATCCAGACCGTGTTATCAGCACAATGGCCACTCAGAGGCATCTAACGGTGGGAGAGGAATGGTCTCAGGACCTGCACACCGGTGGAAGAACCGAACTTAAGTACTCATACCGTTTTGTGTGTGACGAGCACTACTATGGCGATGGGTGCTCAGTGTTCTGTCGTCCCAGAGATGATGCTTTCGGCCACTTCACATGTGGAGAGCGCGGCGAGATTGTGTGCGATGCAGGGTGGAAAGGACAATATTGCACAGAAC CTATCTGCCTGCCAGGATGTGATGAAGAACATGGCTTTTGTGAGAAGCCAGGGGAGTGCAA GTGTAGAGTGGGGTTCAAAGGTCGCTACTGTGATGACTGCATTCGTTACCCAGGCTGCCTCCATGGGACCTGCCAGCAGCCGTGGCAGTGTAACTgtcaggagggctgggggggcctTTTCTGTAACCAAG ATCTCAACTACTGCACTCACCACAAGCCCTGCATGAATGGGGCTACTTGTAGCAACACTGGCCAGGGAAGCTACACCTGCTCCTGTAGGCCGGGCTTCACTGGCTCCAGCTGTGAGATTGAAGTCAACGAGTGTAGCGGGAATCTCTGCCGCAACGGAGGAAGCTGCACT gacatggagaacaaATACACATGTGCTTGCCCTCCTGGTTTCTATGGTAAAAACTGCGAGCTAAGCGCCATGACATGTGCGGATGGGCCCTGCTTCAATGGAGGCCGCTGTGCTGACAACCCTGATGGAGGCTACTTCTGCCAGTGTCCCACAGGCTATGCCGGCTTCAACTGTGAGAAGAAGATTGACCATTGCACTTCCGGTCCATGTTCAAATG GTGCCCGCTGTGTTGATCTTGTCAACTCCTACCTGTGTCAGTGTCCGGAAGGATTCACAGGGATGAACTGCGACCACACGGGAGAAGAGTGTTCCATGTACCCTTGCCAAAATGGTGGTACCTGCCAGGAGGGCCCAAATGGCTACATTTGCACCTGCCCTCCAGGCTACACAGGGCAGAACTGTAGTTCCCCCATCAGCCGGTGTGAACACAACCCCTGCCACAACGGCGCCACCTGCCATGAAAGGAACAACCGgtatgtgtgcgcttgtgtacCTGGTTATGGTGGCCGCAACTGCCAATTTCTTCTCCCAGAACATGCTGCTATCCGAGGGTCTGAAATTCCCTGGATGGCCATTGGTTCTGGGGTGGCACTGGTGTTGTTGCTGTTGGCGGGCTGTGCAGTGTTGGTGGGTTGCATCCGCTCCAAGGTGCAGCGTAGAAGTCAGGGTGACGTTGGTGAAGGAGAAACCATAAACAATCTGACCAACAACTGTCATCGGAGTGATAAGGACCCTGCAGTTAGCGTTGTCGCAACATCTGGCATTAAGAACATCAATAAGAAGATGGACTTCTGCAGTGACCCTGATGAGGGAGCTTCACCTGGGAGGAGCAGCTACAAAAGCCGCCACCCGCCGGCAGACTATAATCTTGTGCATGAGGTCAACTACGAGCAGGCGGCCAAGGAGTTGACACTAGAGGCAGCCTGCGAGGAGAAGTGCCAAATGCTGGACTCATGCGAGTTTGAGGAGAAACGCACCAAACGATTAAAAAG TGATGCAGCAGAAAAGAAAGTTCCAGAAATGTCTGCATGTGCGGACACAAAGTACAAATCCGTGTTTGTGATGTCAGAGGAGAAGGATGAATGTATAATCGCAACAGAG GTGTAA